From Bacteroidales bacterium, one genomic window encodes:
- a CDS encoding LptF/LptG family permease, which yields MNFKRKRINWNILHIKTLDLYMLKSFLGPFILTFLIVTFILVMQFLWLYIDELVGKGLSFGVIVEFMGWGCCTLIPLALPLATLLASIMTMGSLGENSELLAMKAAGISLQRIMMPLSYVAVFIVIGAFFASNNLIPVAYNKIYTLREDIGKTKDEIKIPTGVFYSGIDGYSIRVTNRDKNDLMHGIMVYNHTKDNGNVDLTVADSGRFSLSEDKKSLVIVLHHGTNYQETNKLNFADTSLQVQKIQFKYQMVTIPLQNYAFQKSDKAKYGSEVMSKNLKQLKYDRDSLTKEYNKSLDMQTMRALTGDNLSHQEQLDSTRNKGFKKSFALNSLFKWKDKNQEKTAYREAISNIDVQKQTAEFYAAELYNSAYPLRRTKIESYRKFTLSIACLIFFFIGAPIGAIVRKGGLGTPAIISILFFVLYWVVDISGKKLANDGAVDPFSGAFISTIVLAPIGAFLTWKSTKDSSLFNPEVLFNNIGNFFKGLFSKAKRIQFRLEKEEQRKEAEREDREWHEREAREKAEADKGEIK from the coding sequence ATGAATTTTAAGAGGAAGAGAATAAACTGGAACATTCTGCATATCAAGACATTGGACTTGTATATGCTGAAGTCCTTTTTAGGCCCCTTCATCTTAACTTTTTTGATTGTCACCTTTATTTTGGTGATGCAGTTCCTATGGCTGTACATAGACGAGCTGGTCGGCAAAGGATTGAGTTTTGGTGTCATTGTTGAGTTCATGGGATGGGGTTGCTGTACGTTAATCCCTCTGGCTCTGCCACTTGCAACATTGCTTGCCTCTATCATGACAATGGGCAGCCTTGGAGAAAACAGCGAGTTGCTGGCAATGAAAGCGGCAGGAATTTCTTTGCAGAGAATTATGATGCCTCTTTCTTATGTGGCTGTGTTCATTGTAATTGGAGCATTTTTTGCCTCTAATAATTTGATACCGGTTGCTTATAACAAGATTTACACTTTGAGAGAGGACATCGGAAAAACAAAGGATGAAATTAAAATCCCGACAGGTGTATTCTACAGCGGCATAGATGGTTACTCCATAAGAGTTACAAACAGAGACAAGAATGATTTGATGCATGGCATCATGGTCTATAACCATACAAAGGATAACGGCAATGTAGATTTGACTGTCGCCGACTCCGGACGTTTCTCTCTTTCAGAAGATAAAAAGAGTCTTGTTATTGTTCTGCACCACGGTACAAACTATCAGGAAACAAACAAATTAAATTTTGCCGATACCTCACTTCAAGTTCAGAAGATACAGTTTAAATATCAGATGGTTACAATTCCTTTGCAGAATTATGCTTTCCAAAAATCTGATAAAGCAAAGTACGGAAGCGAGGTTATGTCAAAGAACCTTAAGCAGCTAAAATATGACAGGGACTCTCTGACAAAGGAGTACAACAAAAGCCTGGATATGCAGACAATGAGGGCTTTGACGGGAGATAATTTAAGTCATCAAGAACAGCTGGATTCCACTAGAAATAAGGGATTTAAGAAGTCTTTTGCGCTAAACAGCCTATTCAAGTGGAAAGATAAAAATCAAGAGAAAACCGCATACAGGGAGGCTATTTCAAATATTGATGTACAGAAACAAACTGCAGAATTTTATGCGGCAGAACTTTACAACTCAGCATATCCATTAAGGCGCACAAAAATAGAAAGTTACAGAAAGTTCACTCTTTCAATCGCGTGCCTTATTTTCTTCTTTATCGGAGCTCCAATCGGCGCAATTGTACGCAAGGGCGGATTGGGAACTCCTGCAATTATTTCAATTCTATTCTTTGTATTGTACTGGGTAGTAGACATTAGCGGCAAAAAGCTGGCAAATGACGGTGCGGTGGATCCATTCTCCGGCGCATTTATCTCAACCATTGTTCTTGCCCCTATTGGCGCATTTTTAACTTGGAAATCTACAAAGGACTCATCATTGTTTAACCCGGAGGTACTATTTAACAATATTGGCAATTTCTTCAAAGGATTGTTCAGCAAGGCCAAGAGAATTCAGTTTAGACTGGAGAAGGAGGAACAGCGCAAAGAGGCTGAGCGTGAGGACCGTGAGTGGCATGAGAGAGAAGCCAGGGAGAAGGCTGAAGCAGACAAAGGGGAAATCAAATGA
- the alaS gene encoding alanine--tRNA ligase, which yields MMTSKEIRAEFLRFFESKGHKIVPSAPMIVKNDPTLMFTNAGMNQFKDIFLGNAPAFAKRAADSQKCLRVSGKHNDLEEVGHDTYHHTMFEMLGNWSFGDYFKAEAIEWAWELLTKVFKLNPDRLYATVFEGSKEDKVDMDSEAKEAWLKYLPAERILLGNKHDNFWEMGDMGPCGTCSEIHIDLRDDAERAKVPGKELVNQSNPLVIEIWNLVFMQYNRKADGTLEPLPHKNVDTGMGFERLCMAMQGKKSNYDTDVFTPLLDKIGELAGKDYKTADEKVRIAMRVIADHTRAITFSIADGQLPSNVKAGYVIRRILRRAVRYAYTFLGVKEPLLYRLVPTLVAQMGDAYPEIKKQQQLIEKVTKEEEDAFLKTLDRGIKMMDDLVAKCKTKEGSSAEISGTDAFVLYDTFGFPIDLTELIAKENGLTVDLKGFEVELGKQKARSRNAESKKEGDWIEVHPYSEPVFTGYDVTVEHGVKILKYRSVKTKGKEVYHIVLDKTPFYAESGGQVGDTGYIVAENNSATQNANTTQNANATQNNIPVGSIKILNTIKENGLSIHVADKLPDDVNTLFTAQIDENKRLRTTANHSATHLLDFALRKVLGTHIEQKGSYVDSHVLRFDFSHFEKVSPEKLRETEKIVNAMIRADYEKDERRNVPIEEARKSGAIALFGEKYGNKVRIIKFGDSVEFCGGTHIASTGRIGYFKILSESAIAAGVRRIEATTGEGAEEVEYSLEDLMISIKDLFNNAPNVIENIKKLLSDNEQFKKEAEQMVKEKSAEMKNKIMASAQHVGGIDLMVLKGMYPAEIVKNIAFMIKAEAKHSVFIGASNYGDKPTLTLMYTDDIVNQGFNAGKDIREAAKFIQGGGGGQPFFASAGGKNVDGLEAAVECLIKIIKK from the coding sequence ATGATGACTTCAAAAGAAATACGAGCAGAATTTCTGCGCTTTTTTGAATCAAAGGGACATAAGATTGTCCCCTCTGCGCCGATGATAGTTAAGAATGACCCGACGTTGATGTTTACCAACGCAGGCATGAATCAGTTTAAGGACATCTTCCTTGGCAATGCGCCTGCCTTTGCAAAAAGGGCTGCTGATTCTCAGAAGTGCCTGAGGGTTAGCGGGAAGCACAATGACTTAGAGGAGGTTGGACATGATACCTATCACCACACAATGTTTGAAATGCTTGGCAACTGGAGCTTTGGAGACTATTTTAAAGCAGAAGCCATTGAGTGGGCGTGGGAGCTTTTGACAAAAGTCTTTAAGCTTAATCCCGACAGATTATATGCTACTGTTTTTGAAGGGAGCAAAGAGGATAAGGTAGATATGGACAGTGAGGCTAAAGAGGCCTGGCTCAAGTATTTGCCTGCAGAGAGAATTCTTCTTGGAAATAAGCATGACAACTTCTGGGAGATGGGAGACATGGGACCTTGCGGTACTTGCAGCGAGATTCACATAGACCTGAGAGATGATGCAGAGCGCGCAAAAGTTCCAGGTAAAGAGCTTGTAAATCAGTCTAATCCGCTTGTTATTGAAATTTGGAATTTGGTGTTCATGCAGTATAACAGAAAAGCTGACGGAACACTGGAGCCGCTTCCTCATAAAAATGTGGATACGGGAATGGGCTTTGAGAGATTGTGTATGGCAATGCAGGGGAAGAAGAGCAATTATGATACTGACGTTTTCACTCCTCTTCTGGATAAGATTGGAGAACTTGCAGGCAAAGATTATAAGACTGCAGATGAGAAAGTTAGAATTGCAATGAGAGTTATTGCAGACCACACAAGGGCAATTACTTTTTCAATTGCCGACGGCCAGCTTCCATCCAATGTAAAGGCAGGTTATGTTATCAGAAGAATTTTAAGACGCGCTGTACGTTATGCATATACATTCCTGGGAGTTAAAGAACCTTTGCTGTATCGCCTTGTGCCAACGTTAGTTGCGCAGATGGGTGATGCTTATCCCGAGATTAAAAAACAACAGCAGCTTATAGAGAAAGTTACAAAGGAAGAAGAAGATGCATTCTTAAAGACCTTGGACAGAGGCATTAAGATGATGGATGATTTGGTTGCAAAATGCAAAACAAAAGAGGGAAGTTCTGCTGAAATCAGCGGAACAGATGCATTTGTTTTGTATGATACGTTCGGGTTCCCGATAGACCTTACAGAGCTGATTGCCAAGGAGAACGGTTTGACTGTGGATTTAAAGGGATTTGAAGTTGAGCTTGGAAAACAGAAGGCCCGCAGCAGAAATGCCGAGAGCAAAAAAGAGGGAGACTGGATAGAAGTTCATCCCTATTCAGAACCGGTATTTACAGGTTATGACGTTACTGTGGAGCACGGTGTTAAAATATTGAAGTACAGAAGCGTAAAGACAAAAGGAAAGGAAGTTTATCACATTGTTCTGGATAAGACTCCGTTCTACGCAGAGAGCGGCGGACAGGTTGGTGATACAGGTTATATTGTTGCGGAAAATAACAGTGCAACGCAAAATGCAAACACAACACAAAATGCAAACGCAACGCAAAATAATATACCTGTCGGGAGCATAAAGATTCTTAACACAATAAAAGAAAACGGACTTTCAATTCATGTGGCCGATAAATTGCCAGATGATGTAAATACCTTATTTACAGCACAAATAGATGAGAACAAGAGACTGCGCACAACGGCCAACCACAGCGCTACCCACCTGCTGGATTTTGCGCTGAGAAAAGTTCTTGGCACTCATATTGAGCAGAAGGGTTCTTATGTGGATTCTCATGTTTTAAGATTTGACTTTTCACATTTTGAAAAAGTCAGTCCGGAAAAATTAAGAGAGACAGAAAAAATTGTGAACGCAATGATTCGTGCAGACTATGAGAAAGACGAGAGGCGCAACGTTCCAATTGAAGAGGCTCGCAAGAGTGGTGCAATTGCCTTATTTGGAGAGAAATACGGAAACAAAGTCCGCATAATAAAATTTGGAGATTCAGTTGAATTCTGCGGCGGCACGCACATTGCTTCTACAGGAAGAATTGGATATTTTAAGATTCTCTCTGAGAGTGCTATTGCAGCAGGTGTCAGAAGAATTGAAGCAACAACAGGAGAGGGTGCGGAAGAGGTTGAATATAGTTTGGAAGATTTGATGATTTCAATAAAGGATTTGTTTAACAACGCACCAAATGTTATTGAAAATATAAAGAAACTTCTTTCTGATAATGAGCAGTTTAAGAAGGAAGCCGAGCAGATGGTGAAGGAGAAATCCGCGGAGATGAAGAATAAGATTATGGCTAGCGCGCAGCATGTTGGAGGAATAGATTTGATGGTGCTGAAAGGGATGTATCCTGCTGAGATTGTAAAGAACATAGCATTCATGATTAAAGCGGAAGCAAAGCACTCTGTGTTTATAGGAGCAAGCAATTACGGCGACAAGCCTACTTTAACTTTGATGTACACGGATGATATTGTTAACCAGGGATTTAATGCAGGCAAGGATATCAGGGAAGCTGCCAAATTCATACAAGGCGGCGGCGGCGGACAGCCGTTCTTTGCAAGTGCGGGAGGTAAAAATGTTGACGGACTTGAGGCTGCAGTTGAGTGCCTGATTAAGATTATTAAAAAATAG
- a CDS encoding M23 family metallopeptidase, whose translation MDDIPADVRDAGYGFPEKYVWLQNFDNSDFMVASDMQMDMLYKKAYIQSLSYDKVEKMAKRAGEMASCVPTIPPVFLNHIKFSSGFGVRVDPIEGGGRMHAGIDLAGHQGEPIYATGNGRVAEVDYSFFGYGNEVVVDHGFGYRTRYAHLSRAIVRPGAYVQRGQQIAMMGSTGRSTGTHLHYEVEYRGSKVNPMNYFKKDISPEEYSRMIKRE comes from the coding sequence ATGGATGATATCCCTGCGGATGTGCGAGATGCCGGCTACGGATTTCCGGAAAAATATGTTTGGCTGCAGAACTTTGACAACTCAGATTTTATGGTTGCATCAGATATGCAGATGGATATGCTCTATAAAAAAGCATATATACAATCTCTTAGTTATGACAAGGTTGAGAAAATGGCAAAACGGGCGGGGGAGATGGCTTCCTGTGTTCCTACAATTCCGCCGGTGTTCTTGAATCATATAAAATTTTCCAGCGGTTTTGGTGTAAGGGTAGATCCTATAGAGGGTGGCGGAAGAATGCATGCCGGTATTGATTTGGCCGGGCATCAGGGAGAGCCTATTTATGCAACAGGTAACGGAAGAGTTGCGGAAGTGGATTATTCATTCTTCGGATATGGTAATGAGGTTGTGGTTGATCACGGTTTTGGATATAGGACAAGGTATGCGCATTTATCCAGGGCTATTGTGAGACCGGGTGCGTATGTGCAAAGAGGTCAGCAGATTGCAATGATGGGGAGTACGGGGCGCAGTACGGGAACGCATCTGCATTATGAGGTGGAGTATCGCGGGAGCAAGGTTAATCCGATGAATTATTTTAAGAAGGATATTTCTCCGGAGGAGTATTCACGTATGATTAAAAGGGAATAA
- a CDS encoding M23 family metallopeptidase — MAKKNKYRFSREQLKFVEDKLTTRGRIWLVVKYLLASILLTILYYFVFSSIIYTGKDRRIMRQNRAMQQEYRQMQKQLVVLNGTVASLQERDRDIYHTIFNADPPDYSPLAQRAASYDYDLDTVNNKHIIRMMKSGLDTAVAGALSVRTSIDSIRSAFNYLGKSVRNIPSLVPIGNFTPQQVGASVGKKINPFFKSVVAHNGLDLPAASGTEILAPADGVVEKMPKGEDRSSGKSFSINHQNGYHTRYANVGIVYVRAGQSVKQGMVIGRVGMSGMSMAPHLHYEVVFNGRYMNPVNYFFGSLDLHTYMDVISAAQNTGQSLD; from the coding sequence ATGGCAAAGAAAAATAAATATCGGTTCAGCAGAGAACAACTCAAATTCGTGGAAGACAAACTCACCACGCGCGGCCGCATATGGCTGGTTGTAAAGTACTTGCTGGCCAGCATCTTGCTTACCATTCTTTACTATTTTGTATTTTCCAGCATAATTTACACCGGCAAGGACAGACGCATCATGCGGCAAAACCGCGCTATGCAACAGGAATACAGGCAGATGCAGAAACAGCTTGTGGTTCTCAACGGAACAGTTGCCTCTTTGCAGGAGAGGGACCGGGACATTTATCATACAATTTTTAATGCAGATCCTCCAGATTATTCTCCGCTTGCGCAGCGTGCTGCGTCATACGATTATGACCTGGACACCGTTAATAATAAGCATATTATAAGGATGATGAAAAGCGGGCTGGATACGGCTGTGGCAGGAGCCCTCAGCGTCAGAACATCCATTGACTCAATAAGAAGCGCATTTAACTACCTTGGCAAGAGTGTTAGGAATATCCCTTCTTTGGTCCCGATAGGAAATTTTACTCCTCAACAAGTTGGAGCATCTGTCGGGAAAAAAATAAATCCATTCTTTAAAAGTGTAGTTGCTCACAATGGACTTGATTTGCCCGCGGCGTCCGGCACTGAAATTCTTGCGCCGGCTGATGGTGTGGTGGAAAAGATGCCAAAAGGGGAGGACCGCAGCAGCGGCAAGTCCTTCAGCATCAACCATCAAAACGGATATCACACCCGCTATGCAAATGTTGGAATTGTGTATGTGCGTGCAGGACAGAGTGTTAAGCAAGGCATGGTAATAGGGCGCGTTGGAATGTCCGGCATGTCAATGGCACCGCACTTGCACTATGAGGTAGTCTTCAATGGCCGCTATATGAATCCCGTCAACTACTTCTTTGGTTCATTAGACTTGCATACTTACATGGATGTCATCTCCGCCGCCCAGAACACCGGTCAGTCACTGGATTAA
- a CDS encoding transposase: MELEDYYVGDGVQIVSPAREEKRFFKNVYHVMFRGAMRYNIFFRKEDYYRFLFYLNKSLTRYESNIYAFVLMTNHVHMLIKSDFINEVTISLIRSYCSYAYYKHDIGKNFIETPAKIVHKPELEWQLDALLYIINNPVVANLCKKPGGYPYSSYLLYTKCRTPLRQFIDIDSSLLFNNYHTLDRFNKVRLDKLRYQKDNSIFKNAKYLNEWSTDV, encoded by the coding sequence ATGGAGTTAGAAGATTATTATGTTGGCGATGGGGTGCAAATCGTTTCACCTGCGCGAGAGGAAAAGAGATTTTTTAAAAATGTTTATCATGTCATGTTCAGGGGAGCTATGAGGTATAATATATTCTTTAGGAAAGAAGATTATTATAGGTTTTTATTTTATTTGAACAAATCATTAACACGGTATGAATCAAATATTTATGCATTTGTGCTTATGACAAATCACGTGCATATGCTCATAAAAAGTGATTTTATAAATGAGGTTACAATATCATTAATAAGGAGTTACTGCAGCTATGCATATTACAAACATGACATAGGTAAAAATTTTATTGAAACTCCGGCTAAGATTGTACATAAGCCTGAACTTGAATGGCAGTTGGATGCATTGCTGTATATTATTAATAATCCGGTAGTTGCTAATTTATGCAAAAAACCTGGCGGGTACCCTTACAGTTCCTATCTTCTTTACACAAAATGCAGAACCCCTTTAAGACAATTTATTGATATTGACTCATCTCTGCTTTTTAATAATTATCATACTCTCGACAGATTTAATAAGGTCCGGCTAGATAAGTTAAGATATCAGAAGGACAACAGTATTTTCAAAAATGCAAAGTATTTAAACGAATGGAGCACTGATGTTTAA
- a CDS encoding MerR family transcriptional regulator, with product MTTAEKISSGKVYYTIGEVSEILKENASLVRFWAEKFPQFIKPARNKKGNRLFTAKDVENFRLIHHFVKDLGMTLEGAERRMKDNATGEDKRLEVITRLNSIKEKLQSVARQIAEGKGVAGGDIEKDAVEDIEKAVANEDIEEAVANEDIEKAVANEDIEEAVAVEDIEKAVANKDIEKAVANKDIEKADAIEDIGEAIANEDIAKRGAAEEDGDNADNKEFSDEDFPEDK from the coding sequence ATGACAACAGCAGAAAAAATTTCTAGTGGAAAGGTGTATTACACTATAGGTGAGGTCTCTGAGATTTTGAAGGAGAATGCCTCGCTGGTTAGGTTTTGGGCGGAGAAGTTCCCGCAGTTTATTAAGCCTGCGCGCAACAAGAAGGGCAATCGGTTGTTTACGGCAAAGGACGTGGAGAATTTTAGGCTTATTCACCACTTTGTCAAGGATTTGGGGATGACGCTGGAGGGTGCTGAGCGCCGAATGAAGGATAATGCTACGGGGGAGGATAAGCGGCTGGAGGTGATTACTCGGTTGAATTCCATTAAGGAGAAATTGCAAAGTGTTGCCAGACAAATTGCTGAAGGTAAGGGTGTTGCAGGCGGAGATATTGAAAAGGACGCTGTTGAGGATATTGAGAAAGCTGTAGCGAATGAGGATATTGAGGAGGCTGTAGCGAATGAGGATATTGAGAAAGCTGTAGCGAATGAGGATATTGAGGAGGCTGTAGCGGTTGAGGATATTGAGAAAGCTGTAGCGAACAAGGATATTGAGAAAGCTGTAGCGAACAAGGATATTGAGAAAGCTGACGCTATTGAAGATATTGGGGAGGCTATTGCTAATGAGGATATTGCAAAAAGAGGTGCAGCTGAAGAAGATGGTGATAATGCAGATAACAAAGAATTTTCGGATGAAGATTTTCCGGAGGATAAATAA